From the Comamonas odontotermitis genome, one window contains:
- a CDS encoding RBBP9/YdeN family alpha/beta hydrolase: MSVSAAAGSTGLKAARTALEGSALLARPLVRSASAESARGAEDNGADVGAQPVTVIIVPGWRNSGPGHWQSLWAERIPGAIRVQQLDWAKPHRAAWAAAVQQAILGAPHPVVIAAHSLGCIASVHALASLPPEALARVAGALFVAPADPERRALFEDFSPVPAQPLPFGSIVAAGSNDPYCPIRMASAYAKSWASTFVRVPDGGHINIESGHGEWPLGWALLGALVAQARVRAPIRAVA; the protein is encoded by the coding sequence ATGTCTGTCTCCGCTGCCGCTGGCTCCACGGGCTTGAAAGCCGCCCGCACCGCACTGGAAGGTTCCGCCTTGCTGGCGCGCCCGCTGGTGCGCAGCGCCTCGGCTGAGAGTGCCAGAGGCGCTGAAGACAACGGTGCGGATGTGGGCGCTCAGCCTGTGACGGTCATCATCGTGCCGGGCTGGCGCAATTCCGGCCCTGGCCACTGGCAAAGCCTGTGGGCCGAGCGCATACCGGGAGCGATCCGGGTGCAGCAACTGGATTGGGCCAAACCCCACCGCGCCGCCTGGGCAGCCGCCGTGCAGCAGGCGATTCTGGGCGCGCCGCATCCCGTGGTGATTGCCGCGCATTCGCTGGGCTGCATTGCCAGCGTGCATGCGCTTGCCAGCCTGCCGCCCGAGGCCCTGGCACGTGTGGCGGGGGCCCTGTTCGTGGCGCCGGCCGATCCGGAGCGCCGTGCGCTGTTTGAGGATTTCAGCCCCGTGCCAGCGCAGCCGCTGCCGTTTGGCAGCATCGTGGCAGCTGGCAGCAACGACCCCTATTGCCCCATCCGCATGGCCAGCGCCTATGCCAAAAGCTGGGCCAGCACCTTTGTGCGGGTGCCCGATGGCGGGCACATCAACATCGAATCGGGCCACGGCGAATGGCCGCTGGGCTGGGCCCTGCTGGGCGCCCTGGTGGCGCAGGCACGG